The region TAGCTATATTTAGAAGTATTATGCCCAGTGGTGCAAATATTAAATGCAATcatatttttggtgtttgaaGAGATGTTCAAGCGAGCAGTATACTTCTTGATGATAAGTTTGAAGTGCGACTTGGAAGCTTGAGCGAGGTTCATGCCCAAGATGGGGATTCTCACCAAAATGCGTTCACAAGGTTCTTGCGTAAGCCACAGTAAGTACTTTCTCAATTATACAATTTGGATTTTCAAGTTGTGCATTCCATATGGTGCAGACAAACaaacccaccccccccccccccccaaaaaaaaaaaaaaaaaactttttttgcTTCAACATTTGTTGAGCTTTAACCTAGTACATATGTGCTCTTGGAGAGCATCATTGACAGCACAAGTTGGCATGTCTTGAGACTTGgttaatcaaaaaaattgtcttaaaaaattcaagaagaaaacaGATCGTAATATAATAGAAATATTTGATAACATATCAGGGCCATGAAATGGATCAAATTTGCAGATTGACACTACCAGTATAGAAAAGCTCATTAGATGTGTGACTGAGCCTGTTCATCTTCTCACTTCGTTATAGGGAGTTTGTCAGCTGCATGAATTGTAACTCCCTATCAATGTAATACTAGATGTATGTATGGTTTTCATCATTTGTCCCCATGAAATCGATTACTTAAAAGGAATGTTTAATCCACTTTACCTAAGAATTAATATGGAATCAAATTAACTGTCTTTTGCCGTGcctcttcatttttattactttattttGTTTCCACGGTTAGATATTTTTATTGCGTTTTGTTCATTAGTGTGACATTATTTTCCTCTTGTTCTTGTGCAGAATCTCTGAACATGGCCCTTCTGGTGCGTATATTCACTTACTTTGTTTggatattctttattttatttagctATTTGTCAACATATTAAGAGCCTGTATGGGATTGCGTTGGGAAATTGAGtttttgtctataaaaaaaaaatcctaaaagagctttttagaaaaagcttaATTTACAAGATTCATTCAAAATGcagtttttggctttttagagcaaaaaaaacaaaaagtgattTGTAAGTTTTTTATCAAACAGGCCCATTTTTGCTAGGCACAACTTTTGAAGTACTAAAATTACTTGTTAAGCTCCCTAACGCAATTACAAACAGGCTCTCAGACATAATTTAAATATGCATCCTCTTCATTTGATCATCCTTGACCTTCTAGTCCTCTGTGTGGGAATGGACTGTAATCCTGTGTGTAATAGTTCAATCCCCAAATATTCTACACCTCCAGGAGAATAAGTGGATAATCTTGTGTAGGATTGATAAGCTGAAGTTTAGACATGGATGAATATGCTACTATCTTCACAGATAATGCGTATTACTTCCCTTACAACTTGAAATTTTAGGTTGGTTCATACTTTGCTGAAGCAAGTCTGTTAATTCAAAGAAAGTGATTCAGCTTGGTAGAGGAGAGTGGGCTATGCAGAATTTTTTATGTATTTGGCATTTCAGAGATTCTTTTCCCTTTCATCTTTGGAGAAGAAACTTACTAGtgttttgtttcctttctttgGTAATGGACAGCCTTATCATCAGCAACTTGCGCTTACGATGTATACTGTTTTGGTAAGGTCTTGCTTGAGCTTGTAACGGGCAAGCTTGGCGTCAGCAAATCAGATGATGATACTACAAGAGACTGGTTGGAACAAACGCTGCCTCACATCAGCATATACGACAAGGAACTGGTAACTAAAATTGTTGACCCATCTCTAATAGTAGATGAGGATCTATTGGAAGAGGTATGGGCCATGGCAATCGTGGCCAGGTCCTGCCTTAACCCGAAGCCCCCCAGACGTCCCCCGATGAAATATATCCTCAAAGCTTTGGAAAACCCTTTAAAGGTAGTTAGGGAGGAGAGTTCCAGCTCTGGAAAGTTGCGAACAACGTCATCTAGGAGATCTTGGAGTGCTGCATATTTTGGTAGCTGGCGGCAAAGCTCATCAGAAGGTGCCACCATTCCAGGCCATACTGGTGTCAGTGGCTTAAAACAGTCGGGGAGAGTAAACTCTCATGGAAGTGGTGGACAAGAATTCTCATCTTCAAATAAAAGGTCATCCGGTGAAATTTTCCCTGAACCAGTTGAAATGCAAGACCTGGAGAGGCAAGATGAGCATTAATTGTGAGGGTATTTGTTGCTCCTTATTGATGATATTGCGAGCTGCCCAATTGCCTGCATAATCACAGTATTTCTGGAAAGCAACCTTTTCCAATAGCCTCTCATGAGGGTCCAAAGCCATTTGATGAAGATAATGTGGTACGTTGACCCATCTGAAGAAGATTATCTGGTGGGGAAAGTATTGTTGAGGCCAATGAAATGGCTAAAGAAGTGTGACTTGTAAATTGAGCCAGATTCTCATAGGTTTTGAAAGCTTGTATTTTGTCACAAGCTGTAATTTTTTCTCTGTAATGGATGCTTTCTCATAGATTCCATAGGGGAATGTAAGTTTGTAATAGGTTAGAATCTCTTCTTGCAGGATTGTTGAATTTTACTCACCCTTGAAAAGAAATTACTTGCCCAAAAAAAGGCATTGTTGTATTTCCAATTTGATGTGCCTCAAAGAATGTTTTTCTGCTGAGAATCAAATGCGGTGATTAGAGATCCGAATCTCCTGTTATTCTCTATCTAAAGGGGACGGACGAGTAATAATAATTGGAGAATTGTGAAAGTTTAACTTTCTTGCCTGAGCAGGATAGCTCCTATTCCCGCAAAGCGCCCCCACAGGCCACAGGTAGGCCCTCTAATCTCTCTTTCATACTCTTGTCCAcagaaaaagggagagagattTGATTCACTATGCTTATCCGAAAGTGAattaaaaagggaaaataaaataaaataaaaaagaaaaagaaaagagagactTTCTTCATGTCTGAACCACCCACATCTCTCGAGTCTACTCTACACTACTCGCGTCTACAGACAAAAAGTCCAGCatcttcaaccaaaaaaaaaaaaaaaaaaaacaagaagaagaagaagagagattaTTATAGTTTagtaagaaatatatatagaaaaaatgaatttataaaaagataaaaagatttATATTCTTAACTTAAATCATATGAAGTCTCAGTTATATTCTtaaaaagatttataaaaagataaaataaattgtaGGGGATGGTTGGATTACCTTTTAGATTTGTCTGACCACCCGACACCTTGAGGAGGTGTTTGGACTATCATTTCCCgccctttttttttagtagtttttatttttcctaagcTGACTATAAATGTTTATTCTGTGAGTTCTCGGTTCTATCTTGAATTGATAGAACTGAAAGTGAACATATTGTGAGAATACAAAAGCACTAGTAAAAATACTGTAAATCACACAGTTTTAAAGACATAGTCGGAGCAAAATACACCATCTAGAAACATAATAAACACAACACACAAAacaatttacaaaaaaaaaatcttaaacacAAAAATCTTACTCGGTGCAGAGGGTGGTCAGTTATACGGAATCTTATTTTGTATTTGCGGTGTTTGAAGAATGTGGGAAGAAAACCAAAAGGTTAATCCCAAAGGAATTGATTCAAGTGATAAGGATTTTGGTCTTAGTGGTATTCCCACAAAATTTAAGATTCGAATCCCCTTAAATGCAAACAATTCCTCGGGCTACGCCCGCTGACGAAGCTGAAATCTTACCTGATCTATGTGAAGCCCGCTTTGCATGGGTTTGGAGTTTGCCCAACAAGAATAGGTACACAAAGTAATCCTGCCTCGAAGAAATCCTCatcaaccaaaaacaaaactaaaaagattTATTTGATGTTTACAATGTTTAAACTCGGTGGAAAAGAAAACTCATCACATCGTTAAATGGAAGGGTTATTTGTTGTATAGTAATGTTATAAGAAAGCTTCTTGTTATTTGTTGTATAGTAATGTTATAAGGAGGCTTCTCATCTTAAATgtcacgtgacttttaaaatcaccattgaatttgagatgatcattattagattttgattcgATGATAATTTTAAAGCCACTTGGCATTTGGGATGACACAATGAGGACTCTAGTCCTTTTCCTTTGgtctataaaaatgacatgtgtccattgagcatgtgaaaatcacatgtttttttaataacaaggACAAAGTTGcaatgaattttattaaaaaataatgtgtatctcacatactattaaaaaataaacacatattatttttataaattaatttgaagaaaCTTTCTTTAACCTAGTTTAGAGGAAATCATTGTCCGTTTTaaagacttatatatatatatatatatatatatatatatatatatatatatatatatatatatatatatatatatatatatatatatatatatatattagattagaatttttttaaaaaaataaaataaaaaagatgggGAAGGGGAAAATATTAGATTAGGTTATTCTCTTGGGGCCTATAGGGACAACATGAACCGGCCCACTACAAAAAGCCCAAAATTTACATGGGAACTCATACGCAAGACATTGAAGACTTGCTAGCCCTTCCAACAGGAATAAAatcaaaccctaaacctaaaaccTCTTTCTCTGCTGTGCCTCTTTTCCACGGTTATACGAAGAGAGGTGGTCATAGCCACATAAGGTACTCGCTCTAATTAGTTTTCCTTTGTGATGTTTATGTGATTACGTTAATAACCTTAATTCTGTTGTCCCTTTTCCTCTGTTTGTTTTCTCAGAAAATGTTCTCAAGAAAAAAGTATGTTTTTAAGTGTAAAAGGTTTGGTCTTTCATGAATCTAACCGGGTTCTGAAGTTTCCCCTTTTTTTCGTGTTTAAatttttctggttttttctgtttttcatttGTGATGTATATTTCGGTCGTTGTTGGTGCCAATTTGCTcaggaaaataattattttcaaaccCATCCaggaaatattttcatttttcccgCGAAGCGAACACAGCGTTTGGGAATGTGATGGGTTGATTGGAAGCTTCAGTTCAATATGATAGATATTTAACTCGATATGCTTTGTGCGatgtctttttctttcaaagttAGTAATTTAGTGGTGCTAGtgaaatttagggtttttttttttttgttttttggtgaACAGTAATTATTCGATTTTTTTGAACTTACTCTATGATTTtgcaaaattatatttcactGTGAGGTTAATAACATTGACGTTCTTGCACTCACTTTAACAATACTTTCAGTGTTGCTCTCATTTGTTTACTCTGAATTTCTCGGATtggtctttttttattttttctgctcCTACTTTGTTTTGTTGCCGAGTAAATGtgggaagagaagaaaagaaaatgagggaaGTATAAGCTTAATTGAGAAATTGGAACCCGCATTAAAAATGGGGTTTGTCTTAATTGCTGgtcctatttttttatttattttttttattttaaagcaggaaaaacatagaaaaaattAGGTTTATTTGATAACTTTTGAGATTTAGAGCTGTGAGCAACTAGATGAACGAGCTCGGGATTGGGTACAAAATACTGTGAAAATATGTGGAGTATTTGTAGAGAGTTTCTGCgtaacttaattattttttacacttTTGTAGAATCTTGTTTAAATATGGATTTATTGTGGATCTGCAAGCTATCTGATGAGTTTATTCAGCTTCTGTGATGATCTAATTGTacgaaatattttttatttttaatttatgatagGTTTTGTTGAATGGGGGTGCCTGATTTAGAACTTGTTTTGTCTGATGAGGATAGGATGGAAGACGATGAAATAGAAGATTTCAATAGTGATGCTTCTGAATCTGATTCAGATTCAGAAGAAGCTGGAGATGTGAAATCGAGTGAACCTTCGAAGAATTCAATATTCAACCGGGACGGTCTCCTTGATAAACTAGGAGATGTTAGCTGGCCTGAAAATGTGGGATGGATACACAAGCTCACCATTGATATTAAACAAGAGCAAGAGGTGGATGTGAACGATGACCTGGCACGAGAGCTTGCTTTCTATACACAAGCGTTGGAGGGAACTAGGCAAGCCTTTGAGAAGCTTCAGTCGATGGGGCTTCCTTTTCTCAGGCCTTCCGACTATTATGCAGAGATGGTGAAGACAGATTCCCACATGGGGAAAGTGAAAAGCCGGCTTTTgtcagagaagaagaagattgagGAGGCTGAGGAGAGGAGGAAGGCTAGGGAGGCCAAGAGACTGTCTAAAGAAATTCAGTCCCAAAAGCTGAAAGAGAGAGCTAAGCAGAAAAAGGAGGATATAGAGTCTGTTAAGAAGTGGAGGAAGCAGAGGCAGCAGAGTGGGTTTGCTGGGGGCGAAAAAGATGCTGAGATGAGTTTGCCCTTTGAAGATGGGAAAGTATTTGAGAGGTCAAATAAGAAGAGACCAGGCGTGTCTCCAGGAGATCGTTCTGGAGGGAAGGCAAGACAAGGTGTTGGAAACAAGATGAAACAGAAGAAAAGGGAATCCAGAAATTCGAAGTTTGGTGCTGGAGGGAGGAAAGGCTTGAAGAAGCAGAACACAGCGGAGACCACTAATGATTTCAGAGGGTATAACAAAGGCAGTAGTAGTACTGGTCCTACTGGAAataagaagaggaagaggtaATAGACATCCttgatttgtggttttttgtagGAAAGGACTGTTTCCTGTGCAAACCGTGGTATAAgaatttcttccattttttggtttttttttttttagtggggCTTGTTGTAGCCTATTGAGCTTTATTGCGATTctaatataaatgtaaaaacttTAAGTTTGCGACCCTTTGTTCTcatggtttttcttctttaagTAGTTTCCTTCCTGTTCTAGTTATCATAGTTTGAAATTATGTTGTTCAATCTTGGTGTTACATCCCAGTCATCTAGTTTATCTTTTTGTGAAGACAGGCAGTCTGACCTATCGTTTAGCATTCTTTGTTCAAAACCTATGATTTTGAATAGGGCTGGCAAAACAGGTTGACATATTGGGGTTAGGTTGACCTGCCCACCCTTCATAATTAACTAAACGGGTTAACTGATTAAACCCAAACACGATACATTAATTTTCCTGATAACTCGACGCGACACACCAAACCCGCTTAGATAACAGGTTGACTTGGGTTGACACGATCCATCTGACcaaattcgttatttttttatttttcaaaaacataaaaaatttaaaatttaggatAACAAAAAATGGGAATCCGGATgcctttctttatatatatatagacacacacacacatagggTCAGATGCTATTGATCAATAATATAAGGTTTGGACAACTGGAGTGAATAATGAAAATGTGAAATGATGCTgggttaggaattttttttttttttttaacagattgACCCGTTTGACATGTTTATAAACGGGTTGAATTGTTTATGACCTAAACTCATTTAACATAAATCCAAATCCTATAACTTCGTGTTATATTCATATTAGATTTGTAAGTCGTGTCATAAGTTGACAATAATAATTGTGGATGCATAGTGATTGTAATTCATGTCAACAAACAAATGAGACTTTTTCTATGGAGTAATATGGGTGTTGGGATATGTTATAATTAGGCTCTGTTCctccttttttcttcaattaataatttttttcctgaTTTGTTTAGTTGGATGTCCGTGCCCTCAATTCTAATGTATGTGGAATACTCTGTTCCATCACTTAGATTATCAACAACGAAGTCTTCGGAAAAAAACCCAAACCTGAACTGCATTTATGgaatctcctctctctctctctcctgaaaACAGCTAATCCTCCTCCCATGGCTGCCGAGGAGGAGCCcacttcctcctcctctcctTTCCTCTTTActcccctcccccctccttCTCGCCTCTTTTGAGGCTCAAAATGCATCTTTGGAGGTCTTATCAGCCTCTTTTGAGGTGTTATCTATTGCCTTTGGCGatttatctttataaactagcTATGTTGACCCCTCTTCCATTGCACACCGTTCGGATTCCACCTTCTGCAGCCGCTTCCATCCGCGGATCCGCCACTTCTTTGAAgcttttggatttggatttttcaaactttaatttgtcaatttttgGAAGCTCCACCCTCACACGCTCTACTCCACTTTGTTCCTCAGCCTTAGCACTTCCATCCACCTCCAGCCCCATCTCCATCTGGCTACCACATAGAGGCGCGTGGCCCATACACTCTCGCGAGTAGATCTCACTCATTGATGCGTGTTGTACACGCTTCGATGTGTGGACAACCCTCCACCATGCGTGATGCCTCCTATAGCCTCCTCCTCTGTTTTTCATTGCTACCACCGACCTCCCGTGGTGGTCCTCTCTCTAATTGCAACCATCTCCAGCGCATGGTCTTCATGCGCCGACGAGTGGCTTACATGCTGACTCTCTTCTCCCTTCTCTGCCACACTAGTTTCTGGTTTctacttgtttttatttgtttttcctaGTTTCCTTCCGACTGTTAAAGCAATCTTCACAATAAGTTTTGTTTTGACCTTCATCAGAATCTTTTCAGACTTTTCTGTTGCGGTGGTTCACTTTTG is a window of Alnus glutinosa chromosome 4, dhAlnGlut1.1, whole genome shotgun sequence DNA encoding:
- the LOC133867240 gene encoding probable rRNA-processing protein EBP2 homolog isoform X1, producing the protein MGTHTQDIEDLLALPTGIKSNPKPKTSFSAVPLFHGYTKRGGHSHIRMEDDEIEDFNSDASESDSDSEEAGDVKSSEPSKNSIFNRDGLLDKLGDVSWPENVGWIHKLTIDIKQEQEVDVNDDLARELAFYTQALEGTRQAFEKLQSMGLPFLRPSDYYAEMVKTDSHMGKVKSRLLSEKKKIEEAEERRKAREAKRLSKEIQSQKLKERAKQKKEDIESVKKWRKQRQQSGFAGGEKDAEMSLPFEDGKVFERSNKKRPGVSPGDRSGGKARQGVGNKMKQKKRESRNSKFGAGGRKGLKKQNTAETTNDFRGYNKGSSSTGPTGNKKRKR
- the LOC133867240 gene encoding probable rRNA-processing protein EBP2 homolog isoform X2 — its product is MGVPDLELVLSDEDRMEDDEIEDFNSDASESDSDSEEAGDVKSSEPSKNSIFNRDGLLDKLGDVSWPENVGWIHKLTIDIKQEQEVDVNDDLARELAFYTQALEGTRQAFEKLQSMGLPFLRPSDYYAEMVKTDSHMGKVKSRLLSEKKKIEEAEERRKAREAKRLSKEIQSQKLKERAKQKKEDIESVKKWRKQRQQSGFAGGEKDAEMSLPFEDGKVFERSNKKRPGVSPGDRSGGKARQGVGNKMKQKKRESRNSKFGAGGRKGLKKQNTAETTNDFRGYNKGSSSTGPTGNKKRKR